The Bacteroidota bacterium genome window below encodes:
- a CDS encoding PD40 domain-containing protein: MKKFIPFLILTVISIYIFTGSKNINTSKISEDTLYFEGEKHLKNIKQLTFGGENAEAYFSFDGKKLSFQSTREGRDCDQIYKMNIDGSEQTLVSTGKGRTTCAYYMPDNKHILFASTHLVSDLCPPKPDLRKGYVWALYDSYDIFVATEQGEIVKQLTNEKAYDAEATISPLGDRIVFTSTRNGDIDLYSMNLDGTDIKQLTDELGYDGGAFYSYDGKKIIYRRTRFENDEAKEKYKELLGQGLIRPTLLDIYVMDADGSNKTRITHNTSANFAPYFFPDGKRILFCSNIEDPQGRNFDVYAINIDGTNLEKITNCPEFDGFPMFSPDGKKLVFCSNRNDRIKGETNVFICDWVD, translated from the coding sequence ATGAAAAAATTTATCCCCTTTTTAATTCTCACCGTAATTTCAATTTATATTTTTACTGGAAGTAAGAACATTAACACTTCAAAAATCTCAGAGGACACATTATACTTCGAAGGAGAAAAACATCTAAAGAATATTAAGCAATTAACATTCGGCGGAGAAAATGCTGAAGCATATTTTTCATTCGACGGTAAAAAACTTTCTTTCCAATCAACACGCGAAGGAAGAGATTGTGACCAGATCTACAAAATGAATATAGACGGCTCTGAACAAACTTTGGTCAGCACGGGTAAAGGCAGAACAACCTGCGCATATTACATGCCCGATAACAAACACATTCTTTTTGCTTCAACACATCTTGTGAGTGATTTATGTCCGCCCAAACCTGATTTAAGAAAAGGATATGTCTGGGCACTTTATGATTCTTATGATATCTTCGTTGCAACAGAACAAGGAGAAATTGTAAAGCAATTAACTAATGAAAAAGCATACGATGCCGAAGCAACAATTTCACCTTTAGGTGACAGAATAGTTTTTACTTCAACACGAAACGGCGATATTGATTTATATAGCATGAACCTGGACGGAACAGATATAAAACAATTAACAGATGAACTTGGATACGATGGCGGAGCATTTTATTCATATGACGGAAAGAAAATTATTTATAGAAGAACAAGATTTGAAAATGATGAGGCAAAAGAAAAATATAAAGAACTTTTAGGTCAGGGATTAATAAGACCGACATTACTTGATATATATGTAATGGATGCTGACGGAAGCAACAAAACAAGAATCACACATAATACATCAGCAAATTTTGCCCCGTACTTTTTTCCTGACGGAAAAAGAATTTTATTCTGCTCCAATATAGAAGACCCCCAGGGAAGAAACTTTGACGTGTATGCAATTAATATTGACGGAACGAATCTAGAAAAAATTACTAACTGTCCCGAGTTTGACGGTTTCCCGATGTTTTCTCCCGACGGGAAAAAATTAGTTTTCTGCTCTAACAGAAATGACAGAATAAAAGGTGAGACAAACGTTTTTATTTGTGACTGGGTAGATTAG
- a CDS encoding TIGR02253 family HAD-type hydrolase, producing the protein MIKAIVFDLDNTLMDFMLMKNGAVRAAIVAMQDAGLNLSFEEAKARIDAIYKDEGIEFQTVFDQMLTDLLGKIDYKILSAGIVAYRIEREANLKTYPGVYSTLIELIKMGIKLAIVSDAPSKEAWLRLSYLNLHHIFDVIITYDEARERKPSPVPFNLALKQLNLEAKECLMIGDWAERDMVGAKVVGMKTVFARYGDTFNTENPDSDYDINDIRELIKIVKTENGIA; encoded by the coding sequence TTGATAAAAGCGATAGTATTTGATTTAGATAACACACTCATGGATTTCATGCTTATGAAAAACGGTGCAGTCCGTGCTGCTATAGTTGCAATGCAGGATGCCGGATTAAATCTTTCATTTGAAGAAGCAAAGGCAAGAATAGATGCAATTTATAAAGATGAGGGAATAGAATTTCAGACTGTATTTGACCAGATGCTTACTGATCTTCTCGGCAAGATTGATTACAAAATTTTATCTGCAGGAATTGTTGCTTACAGAATAGAGCGGGAAGCGAACTTAAAAACATATCCCGGAGTTTATTCAACTCTGATAGAGCTCATCAAAATGGGAATAAAGCTCGCCATCGTTTCCGATGCACCTTCAAAAGAAGCATGGTTAAGATTATCATATCTGAACCTACATCATATCTTTGATGTAATTATTACTTATGATGAGGCGCGCGAAAGAAAACCTTCACCTGTACCTTTCAATCTTGCATTGAAGCAATTAAATCTTGAAGCCAAAGAGTGTCTTATGATTGGTGACTGGGCTGAGCGTGATATGGTAGGAGCAAAAGTTGTGGGCATGAAAACAGTTTTTGCGAGATACGGAGATACATTCAATACGGAAAATCCGGATTCTGATTATGATATAAATGATATAAGGGAACTTATAAAAATCGTAAAAACCGAAAACGGAATTGCATGA
- the upp gene encoding uracil phosphoribosyltransferase: MLKVNEVSHPLVAHYLTILREKTTGKAQFKQSLEKISYVMAVEVFSKLNSEVKIVETPLMKAKGSKIKNKVVLLPILRAGLGMTEGFMNLYPEIIVSHIGLYRDEENLKPVKYYFKFPQIKDKEHVNVIIVDPMVATGGSVIFTVEYLLSMGIKNISIVSLISAPEGINSIDKRFSAAEKEGLSFYTCKIDEKLNNKGYILPGLGDAGDRMFGT, translated from the coding sequence ATGTTAAAAGTAAATGAGGTCAGTCATCCGTTAGTAGCGCATTATTTAACGATATTGCGCGAGAAGACGACGGGGAAAGCGCAGTTCAAGCAATCGCTGGAGAAGATATCGTATGTAATGGCGGTAGAGGTGTTTTCAAAGCTGAACAGCGAAGTAAAGATTGTTGAGACACCGTTAATGAAGGCCAAAGGCAGTAAAATAAAGAATAAAGTAGTGCTTTTACCCATTTTACGCGCCGGCTTAGGCATGACAGAGGGTTTTATGAATTTGTATCCGGAAATTATAGTTTCCCATATCGGGTTATATAGAGATGAAGAGAACCTAAAGCCTGTTAAATACTACTTCAAATTTCCTCAGATAAAAGATAAGGAACATGTGAATGTAATAATTGTTGATCCGATGGTTGCGACTGGTGGAAGTGTCATTTTTACTGTTGAATATTTATTAAGTATGGGAATAAAAAATATATCTATTGTTTCGTTGATAAGCGCACCTGAAGGAATAAATTCTATCGACAAGCGTTTCAGTGCAGCAGAAAAGGAAGGACTTTCATTTTATACATGTAAAATTGATGAAAAGCTAAACAATAAAGGTTATATACTTCCGGGCTTAGGTGATGCAGGTGATAGAATGTTTGGTACATAA
- a CDS encoding bifunctional (p)ppGpp synthetase/guanosine-3',5'-bis(diphosphate) 3'-pyrophosphohydrolase, whose amino-acid sequence MLSTLYKKKLDELLAVCHKNIPANKVNDKLITHAFQFSLDAHKNDKRASGEPFFSHPYEVATIIAREIALDDVSVAAALLHDVVEDTKFNLKDIKLEFGDKIAEIVDGATKIDGIFENYELKQVESYRKMLLSMTSDIRVMLIKFADRLHNLRTLEFLSNPRQMRMAQETLEIFAPFAHRFGLANVKAELEDLSFKYLDRPAYDELAKKLNEKKRERDKLINRFIDPIRQKLATEGYKFEIYGRAKHLYSIYKKIKARNKSFDELYDLFAVRIVLDTQDKNDCFSAYGICSSIYIPNPDRFKDYISLPKQNGYQSIHTTLVSKEGKMVEVQIRTKDMHEVAEKGVAAHWKYKENTNINDENLENWMKSVRESLENATKDESSSAIMDSFKLNLYQDEIYCFTPKGELKVLPAGATAVDFAFDIHTEVGYKCIGAKINGKIVTLDTKLRSGDQIEIITSKSQTPKRDWEKFVVTHKAKSDIRKYFNTEKRVLAGRGKEIWEKKIKKHKLHFSEELFLKVIHKLKHKEISQFYYEVAADEKKADEAIEILSDVNKIQNLDKSPQLNEKIAKSNDPVASFDKFVNDARSQQSKISIGDSSLADLQYSFAKCCHPIPGDEVIGFITKTEGVKIHRKNCKNLVHLFLQDPHRVVDINWSDSGTGDFTAGIKIIGEDRAGILNDITNTISKNYKVNIKSVNVVTKASMFEGNFILQITNLKQLNDIIEKIMQQEGVFTASRFDE is encoded by the coding sequence ATGTTATCCACTTTATATAAGAAAAAATTAGATGAACTGCTTGCTGTCTGTCATAAAAATATACCTGCAAATAAGGTAAATGACAAACTGATAACTCACGCATTTCAGTTTTCACTTGATGCGCACAAAAATGATAAACGTGCATCGGGCGAACCTTTTTTTTCTCATCCATATGAAGTGGCTACTATCATTGCACGGGAAATAGCATTAGATGATGTCTCAGTTGCCGCAGCATTGTTGCACGATGTTGTTGAAGATACAAAATTTAATTTAAAAGATATTAAACTTGAGTTCGGTGATAAGATTGCTGAAATAGTTGACGGCGCAACGAAGATAGACGGTATTTTTGAAAACTACGAGCTAAAACAGGTAGAATCATATCGTAAAATGCTTCTCTCCATGACATCAGATATTCGTGTGATGCTCATAAAATTTGCCGACAGACTTCATAATCTTCGTACTCTTGAATTTCTTTCCAATCCACGTCAGATGCGAATGGCACAAGAGACGCTGGAAATATTCGCTCCGTTCGCTCACAGATTCGGACTCGCAAACGTAAAAGCAGAACTTGAAGATCTCTCATTCAAATATTTAGACAGACCTGCTTACGATGAACTTGCAAAAAAACTAAACGAAAAGAAAAGAGAACGTGATAAACTCATAAATAGATTTATAGATCCAATAAGGCAAAAACTTGCTACTGAAGGTTATAAATTTGAAATTTATGGAAGAGCAAAACACCTATATAGTATTTACAAAAAGATAAAAGCACGTAACAAAAGTTTTGATGAGCTTTATGATTTATTCGCAGTAAGAATTGTACTTGATACACAGGATAAAAATGACTGTTTCTCTGCTTATGGAATTTGCTCAAGTATTTACATACCCAACCCCGATAGATTTAAGGACTATATTTCTCTCCCAAAGCAAAACGGTTATCAATCCATCCATACAACTTTGGTGAGCAAAGAAGGTAAGATGGTTGAAGTTCAAATAAGAACCAAAGATATGCACGAAGTTGCAGAAAAAGGTGTTGCTGCTCACTGGAAGTATAAAGAGAATACAAATATAAACGATGAGAATCTTGAGAACTGGATGAAATCTGTTAGAGAGTCTCTTGAAAATGCAACTAAAGATGAGTCATCTTCCGCCATCATGGATAGCTTTAAGCTTAATCTTTATCAGGATGAAATTTATTGCTTTACCCCTAAGGGAGAATTGAAAGTCTTACCTGCAGGAGCAACCGCCGTTGATTTTGCTTTCGACATTCATACTGAAGTTGGTTACAAGTGTATAGGAGCAAAAATTAACGGAAAGATAGTTACATTAGATACTAAACTAAGAAGCGGCGATCAGATAGAAATTATCACATCAAAAAGTCAGACTCCCAAAAGAGACTGGGAAAAATTTGTTGTAACACATAAAGCTAAATCGGATATAAGAAAATATTTCAATACTGAAAAAAGAGTTTTAGCAGGTAGAGGAAAAGAAATTTGGGAAAAGAAAATCAAAAAACATAAACTTCATTTCAGCGAAGAATTGTTTTTAAAAGTTATTCATAAACTTAAGCATAAAGAAATTTCTCAGTTTTATTATGAAGTTGCTGCTGATGAAAAGAAAGCTGATGAAGCTATAGAGATATTATCAGATGTAAATAAAATTCAGAACCTTGATAAAAGTCCTCAGCTTAATGAAAAAATTGCAAAATCTAATGACCCCGTTGCTTCATTCGATAAATTTGTAAACGACGCAAGGTCACAGCAGAGTAAAATTTCTATTGGAGATTCTTCACTTGCTGATTTACAATATTCATTTGCAAAATGCTGCCATCCTATTCCCGGAGATGAAGTGATAGGGTTTATTACAAAAACTGAGGGTGTTAAAATTCACAGAAAGAATTGTAAAAATCTTGTTCATCTTTTTTTACAGGATCCCCACAGAGTTGTTGACATAAACTGGAGTGACAGCGGAACCGGAGATTTTACTGCAGGCATTAAAATTATCGGCGAAGACAGGGCAGGCATATTAAACGATATTACCAATACAATCTCGAAAAATTATAAAGTTAATATCAAAAGTGTTAACGTAGTTACAAAAGCATCAATGTTTGAAGGTAATTTCATTTTGCAAATCACAAATCTAAAACAGTTAAACGATATAATAGAAAAAATAATGCAGCAGGAAGGCGTATTTACTGCTTCCCGCTTTGACGAATAA
- the acpS gene encoding holo-ACP synthase, which translates to MIKGVGIDIIEVKRIKRIIEEHGDRFFQRILTDAEIAYCKTYSKPELHFAGRFAAKEAYSKSLGTGIGKDFKWKDIEILNDKRGKPYIHHIEENEFSKLIYHVSISHTEDYACAAVTCEYV; encoded by the coding sequence ATGATAAAAGGAGTTGGTATAGATATTATAGAAGTAAAAAGGATTAAGAGAATAATTGAGGAGCATGGCGACAGATTCTTTCAGAGAATCTTAACTGATGCAGAAATTGCCTATTGCAAAACATATTCAAAACCGGAGCTTCATTTCGCAGGAAGGTTCGCTGCGAAAGAAGCTTATTCAAAATCATTGGGTACAGGTATTGGAAAAGATTTCAAATGGAAAGATATCGAAATCTTAAATGATAAACGCGGTAAACCTTACATTCATCATATAGAAGAGAATGAATTTTCCAAATTAATCTATCATGTAAGCATTTCACATACAGAAGATTATGCCTGCGCTGCTGTTACTTGTGAGTACGTGTAA
- a CDS encoding transcriptional repressor has protein sequence MKTDKMSYDEFKLVLLENSQRITLPRLGVLKVLKSNHNPLTMSEIHELINKDNHNKKIDLATIYRTVNLFVDLKIVSEVNFRDEFKRYELVFDRHHHHHIVCKKCKKIENVEQCLTKEIEKMLVKKGYKDISHSLEFFGVCKECSKN, from the coding sequence ATGAAAACTGATAAAATGTCATATGATGAATTTAAGCTTGTGCTTCTGGAGAACTCACAAAGAATAACTTTGCCAAGACTAGGCGTACTTAAAGTATTAAAATCAAATCACAATCCGTTAACGATGTCTGAAATTCACGAGCTTATTAACAAAGATAATCACAATAAAAAAATTGACCTCGCCACTATTTACAGAACGGTAAATCTTTTTGTAGATTTAAAAATTGTTTCAGAAGTAAATTTCAGAGATGAGTTCAAGCGTTACGAACTTGTTTTTGACAGGCACCACCACCACCATATAGTTTGCAAAAAATGTAAGAAGATTGAAAACGTTGAGCAATGCCTTACAAAAGAAATTGAAAAGATGTTGGTTAAAAAAGGCTATAAAGATATTTCTCATTCACTGGAATTTTTTGGTGTGTGCAAAGAGTGCAGTAAAAATTAA